From one Lycorma delicatula isolate Av1 chromosome 2, ASM4794821v1, whole genome shotgun sequence genomic stretch:
- the LOC142320080 gene encoding cytochrome P450 6k1-like: MSDIVLGIYKQLEGEKFGGYKQFLTPVITICDPELINQILIKDFTYFEDRGPKVEKSVEIFNSNLGNLCGDEWRVARHKLTPTFSSGKLKIMFEPIRECCSEAVLYLKDNKNDVEAKGFISRLIIKIIANAAFGLKVDILNEEEAKNNQFFITSSKFLKPSIYLFLKLFVFISFPKVRNFLKFKLMDDDVDKFFRKLTKDITKQRQETGMRRNDFLQILLDQKKKEEINLRNQSTNVSNNDHEAEEPEDKEIFEQLKYMDNLSNDCSKPNVNVTVFSLTDYEYYGHYPNLVSIIIFLIFTKIFTEDFIASQTFLFISGGSETTATVLSFSLYELVMNPELQIKVQEENVLSSHEFNYDAVKEMKYLEQFIYETLRLHPILGTIIRYCTKDYKIPETDVVIEKGTIINIPVVGFHKDPQYFPNPEKFNPDRFQNMKENKYISLLKSFYIT; encoded by the exons ATGTCAGACATAGTGCTTGGCATATATAAACAACTAGAAGGAGAAAAATTTGGTGGTTACAAACAATTTCTAACTCCAGTAATTACGATATGTGATCctgaattaataaatcaaatattaattaaagattttacatattttgagGACCGTGGACCAAAAGTAGAAAAGTCAGTAGAAATATTCAATTCAAATCTTGGTAATCTGTGTGGAGATGAATGGAGAGTGGCTAGGCATAAATTAACGCCGACATTTAGTTCGggtaaacttaaaattatgtttgaacCGATAAGAGAATGTTGCAGTGAagcagttttatatttaaaagataacaaaaatgatGTAGAAGCTAAAGGATTTATTTCTAGacttattatcaaaataattgcCAATGCTGCATTTGGTTTAAAAGTAGACATATTGAATGAAGAGGAAGCaaagaataatcagttttttattaccagttcaaaatttcttaaaccatctatatatttgtttttgaaactttttgttttcatatcatttccaaaagtaagaaattttttaaaatttaaattgatggaTGATgatgttgataaatttttcagaaagttAACAAAGGATATTACAAAACAACGCCAAGAAACTGGCATGCGgagaaatgattttttacaaattttgttggatcagaagaaaaaggaagaaataaatttacggAATCAGTCTACAAATGTATCTAATAATGATCATGAAGCAGAGGAACCTGAAGACAAAGAAATCTTTGAACAGTTAAAATACATGGATAATTTAAGTAATGATTGTTCAAAACCGAACG TGAATGTTACAGTATTTTCATTAACAGATTATGAGTACTATGGTCATTATCCTAAT TTAGTAAGCATAATAAtctttttgattttcacaaaaatatttactgaagacTTTATAGCATCACAAACTTTCTTATTCATATCTGGCGGCAGTGAAACAACAGCTACAGTTCTCAGTTTTTCTCTTTATGAACTGGTCATGAACCCAGAATTACAGATTAAAGTACAAGAAGAAAATGTTCTTTCTTCTCATGAATTTAATTATGATGCTGTGAAAGAGATGAAATACCTGGAACAGTTTATTtatg AAACACTGCGTCTACACCCAATACTAGGGACAATAATTCGATACTGTACTAAGGATTATAAAATACCTGAAACTGATGTAGTGATAGAGAAAGGCACAATAATTAATATACCTGTTGTTGGATTTCATAAGGACCCGCAATACTTCCCAAATCCAGAAAAATTTAACCCAGATCGTTtccaaaatatgaaagaaaataaatatatatcgcTGTTAAAATCATTCTATATCACTTAG